One stretch of Pyrenophora tritici-repentis strain M4 chromosome 4, whole genome shotgun sequence DNA includes these proteins:
- a CDS encoding ProP, Permease major facilitator superfamily: MAIPPTIRLVRADERPESVVSAISAAISGRTFSDRGSTQGGTGSLISYDERNLIADLIADLSANCETAFSRSYTPGGGTFSYSSYNFSQDDLAGLRNIPPRREVASSYTARNLREDLQEIRPYLRESTILALEGILALDIMGPRDLRPRTAELTRFNYMPEVPEMPEMPDMRDSYQSSKRSSFSSPISVKFQDDLNGSSYSLPQKPKSTRKNNRRSQLRESQLADNDPDDTAPGADIGRQPMLPAGTYPSPAKTAIIMVSLYISIFLVALDRTIMGPAIPAITNEFDSLSDIGWYGSAYMLTAAGFILLYGRIYTFFQTKPVFLSGIFLFELGSLICGAAQNSMMLIIGRAIAGLGSSGIFTGAILIMLNTVPLEKRPILQALFGACFGVASVAGPLLGGAFTGSKATWRWCFWINLPLGGLTILVVCFMLKLEEQKPKLKTWGETIKNLDPLGTALFLPSITCLLLALEWGAADYPWSSPRIIALLTVFALLLILFILWQYFTRNTTATVPARIITQRSVFFGGASQFCVGATMLTVSIYIPLWFQAIKGVSAMQSGINTIPLVLSVVLGSIMSGALVQRMGYYTPFMIIGSGMMAVGTGLLTTWDMNTSTGLWIGYQIIVGFGVGCTMQHPNIAVQTVLPKPDVPIGTAVLSLCQTLGGAVFAAVGQNLYISKFTAGLKHIGGLNPHHILNGGATDLTSGQPPAVKHMILAAYNSSLTQGTFFAALIVACLAVPAAIGMEWRSVKVKRPTRDEEKQGPSRNQTVPRGILKAPNISPSRQSLTKIPTPPPILKKTYRSSGNFSSYLTAKINPDLRDSLMMTGPR, encoded by the coding sequence ATGGCGATACCCCCGACGATACGATTGGTCCGCGCGGATGAAAGGCCAGAGTCGGTAGTATCAGCCATATCGGCAGCAATCTCTGGCCGAACCTTTAGCGACCGTGGATCCACACAGGGAGGGACGGGGTCGCTTATCTCATACGATGAACGCAACTTGATTGCCGACCTCATAGCAGACTTATCTGCAAACTGCGAGACTGCCTTTTCTCGCTCATATACCCCAGGAGGCGGCACTTTCTCATACTCATCTTATAATTTCAGCCAAGACGATCTTGCAGGACTGAGAAATATCCCGCCTAGACGAGAAGTTGCTTCCTCGTACACAGCTCGGAACCTGCGAGAGGACTTACAGGAAATCCGGCCATACCTCCGCGAAAGCACAATACTGGCTTTGGAAGGCATATTAGCATTGGATATTATGGGACCTAGAGATCTACGGCCAAGAACAGCAGAACTTACACGATTCAACTATATGCCGGAGGTTCCAGAAATGCCCGAAATGCCAGACATGAGGGACTCATACCAGTCGTCGAAACGCTCAAGTTTCTCCAGCCCGATCAGCGTCAAATTTCAGGATGACCTAAATGGCTCAAGCTATAGCCTACCACAAAAGCCCAAAAGTACGCGAAAGAACAACAGAAGGAGTCAGCTTCGAGAATCACAATTAGCGGACAACGACCCCGATGATACAGCGCCCGGAGCGGATATCGGACGACAACCGATGCTACCAGCGGGTACCTATCCATCACCAGCGAAGACGGCAATCATCATGGTCTCTTTATATATCTCCATCTTCCTAGTCGCTCTTGACAGAACGATCATGGGCCCTGCGATTCCCGCTATTACCAACGAGTTTGATAGTCTAAGCGACATTGGATGGTACGGCAGCGCCTACATGCTCACAGCAGCTGGTTTCATTTTGCTATATGGACGCATATACACTTTCTTCCAGACAAAACCCGTCTTTCTATCCGGCATATTCCTGTTTGAGCTTGGAAGCCTGATATGCGGCGCGGCGCAGAACAGCATGATGCTCATCATCGGGCGCGCGATCGCAGGTCTCGGTAGCAGCGGCATTTTTACCGGTGCGATTCTGATCATGCTGAACACTGTTCCGCTCGAAAAACGCCCCATATTGCAAGCTCTCTTCGGCGCATGCTTCGGCGTCGCAAGTGTAGCAGGTCCACTACTCGGCGGTGCCTTTACAGGAAGCAAGGCCACATGGAGATGGTGCTTTTGGATCAACCTGCCACTGGGTGGCCTGACAATCTTAGTGGTGTGCTTCATGCTCAAGTTGGAGGAGCAGAAGCCAAAATTGAAAACCTGGGGAGAAACAATAAAAAACCTGGACCCGCTCGGCACTGCGCTCTTCCTCCCCTCCATCACATGTCTGCTTCTGGCACTGGAATGGGGTGCGGCCGACTATCCGTGGTCTTCTCCAAGAATTATCGCCCTTCTCACCGTCTTCGCGCTGCTGCTCATACTTTTCATACTATGGCAGTACTTCACTCGCAACACTACTGCAACAGTTCCTGCACGCATCATAACCCAACGAAGCGTGTTCTTTGGCGGCGCATCTCAATTTTGCGTTGGCGCAACCATGCTCACGGTGTCAATATACATCCCTCTTTGGTTCCAGGCCATCAAAGGTGTCTCAGCGATGCAGTCCGGCATAAACACGATCCCGCTCGTACTCTCGGTTGTCCTCGGCTCCATCATGTCCGGAGCTCTCGTGCAACGTATGGGCTACTACACTCCGTTCATGATCATCGGATCTGGTATGATGGCGGTTGGTACTGGCTTGCTAACTACGTGGGACATGAACACCAGTACCGGCTTGTGGATCGGATATCAAATCATCGTCGGCTTCGGGGTTGGATGCACTATGCAGCACCCGAATATTGCAGTGCAGACGGTATTGCCAAAGCCCGATGTGCCGATCGGTACAGCAGTGCTTTCGCTCTGCCAGACGCTGGGTGGGGCAGTTTTTGCGGCTGTCGGGCAGAACCTGTATATCAGCAAATTTACTGCCGGCCTGAAACATATCGGTGGTCTCAATCCTCATCACATACTGAACGGAGGAGCTACAGACTTGACGAGCGGACAACCCCCGGCGGTGAAACATATGATTCTGGCAGCCTACAACAGCTCATTGACCCAAGGCACATTCTTTGCCGCGCTCATCGTCGCTTGCCTGGCGGTACCAGCTGCGATAGGAATGGAGTGGCGGAGCGTGAAAGTCAAGCGCCCGACACGAGACGAGGAAAAGCAAGGGCCCAGTCGGAATCAGACAGTCCCGCGCGGTATACTAAAAGCACCAAACATCAGCCCGAGTCGACAAAGTTTGACCAAGATCCCCACGCCACCACCGATATTGAAGAAGACCTATCGGTCTAGTGGAAATTTCTCGTCCTATCTCACGGCGAAGATCAATCCGGATCTCCGTGATTCATTGATGATGACTGGGCCTAGGTAA
- a CDS encoding Glycosyl transferase, related to UDP-glucuronosyltransferase, which yields MAVALRDMCPPDVELKIDFLSCGARFEYQITDAGFNIVPAQPRVKGISVAHDLGWDWPEFFGSEEIAKSFIDGQLAAFKELKPDIVFHGMWAPASIAARLLGIRTINFLPVPLHHGAFAHGLVRDLPDLIPLFTRLPRPIRQRIAWWASGLMIKAPIFHQKRLGAAAAACGWPISGPISLFDMNMADLNLVNDHPVFHQEYLHRLPKNIVLTGPLYARSDAELDDDIAKHLTKGPGPSILVTMGSSGTEEFLFEAIKALTMNPEDDWNAVVLASKSICDINKANEVAGGDSRLLVTDRFIPASAANALADLIVTHGGQGTVQCALAAGKPLVGVALQVEQQTNLDNTMNSGAGIRVQKQFWKARNIRNNILTVLNEPSYAAKARMLAEKLNSMDGAKTAAEVMWNFILEHPMEKMEAP from the exons ATGGCCGTTGCTTTGCGGGATATGTGCCCGCCTGACGTTGAACTGAAGATTGACTTCTTGTCCTGTGGCGCACGCTTTGAATACCAGATCACGGATGCGGGATTCAACATTGTTCCAGCTCAACCACGTGTGAAAGGCATCTCTGTGGCACATGATCTAGGATGGGACTGGCCTGAGTTCTTTGGTTCGGAGGAGATTGCAAAGTCGTTCATTGATGGCCAGCTCGCCGCGTTTAAGGAGCTGAAGCCAGACATCGTGTTCCATGGTATGTGGGCTCCGGCTTCCATCGCTGCACGGTTACTGGGAATTCGAACCATCAACTTCCTGCCGGTCCCGCTACACCATGGAGCCTTTGCCCATGGCCTTGTTCGCGATCTGCCTGATCTTATTCCGCTGTTCACACGCCTTCCTCGGCCGATCCGACAGCGGATCGCATGGTGGGCCAGCGGCTTGATGATCAAGGCTCCCATTTTCCACCAGAAGCGCCTAGGTGCGGCAGCAGCGGCTTGCGGCTGGCCGATTTCAGGGCCAATCTCCCTCTTCGACATGAATATGGCAGATCTGAACTTGGTTAACGATCATCCTGTCTTCCATCAAGAATACCTACACCGCCTCCCTAAGAACATAGTTCTCACAGGTCCATTATACGCACGGAGCGACGCCGAACTAGACGATGATATCGCAAAACATTTGACAAAGGGGCCTGGTCCGTCAATCTTGGTCACCATGGGTAGTTCTGGCACAGAAGAATTCCTGTTCGAGGCAATCAAAGCTCTCACAATGAACCCGGAAGACGACTGGAATGCCGTCGTCCTCGCTTCAAAGTCCATCTGCGATATCAACAAGGCTAACGAGGTCGCGGGCGGAGATTCACGTCTCCTTGTAACCGATCGATTTATCCCTGCGTCCGCTGCAAACGCACTCGCGGACTTGAT TGTCACACACGGAGGCCAAGGAACCGTACAATGCGCGCTAGCCGCAGGGAAACCCCTTGTCGGCGTTGCACTACAAGTCGAACAGCAAACAAACCTCGACAACACCATGAATTCCGGGGCGGGTATCCGTGTGCAGAAGCAATTCTGGAAAGCCAGAAACATTCGCAACAACATATTAACAGTACTAAACGAGCCATCGTATGCTGCAAAGGCGAGGATGCTGGCGGAGAAATTGAACTCCATGGACGGTGCGAAGACGGCGGCGGAGGTCATGTGGAATTTCATCCTAGAACACCCGATGGAAAAGATGGAAGCTCCATAG